In Solanum pennellii chromosome 3, SPENNV200, a single window of DNA contains:
- the LOC107015496 gene encoding sulfite exporter TauE/SafE family protein 3-like isoform X2, with translation MAKTGFKLEGLRKFTVAVSGLVFLALAIVVSGEQVPYETTLSNNGTTHSYESSYLFDLFNILWRKSEIHYHHVWPELEFGWRLIVGSVIGFFGAAFGSVGGVGGGGIFVPMLTLIIGFDPKTSTAISKCMITGAACATVYYCLKLRHPSLDLPIIDYDLALLFQPMLLLGISVGVVLNVLFAEWMVTILLIILFLAASTKAFFKGVETWRKETIIKKEAARRLTSNDAGVEEVAYKLIPGGPKNDSTFSNEVYKAKEVSIFDNMYWKDTARLIAVWIIILFLHVSKNYAPTCSTTYWTLSLLQLPIAVGASAYEAVCLYKGSRVILSSGEALISWKVHQLILYCCCGILAGIVGGLLGLGGGFILGPLFLELGIPPQVSSATAAFVMIFSSSMSVIQYYLLGRFPVPYALYFIAVASIAALVGQHVVRRIISIVGRASVIIFILALTIFVSAISLGGFGIADTIRKIEEGQQMGFDNICAYNP, from the exons ATGGCTAAAACTGGATTTAAATTGGAGGGTTTGAGAAAATTTACAGTTGCTGTGAGTGGTTTGGTTTTTCTAGCTTTAGCTATTGTTGTGTCTGGGGAGCAAGTTCCATATGAGACCACTTTGAGCAACAATGGAACAACTCATAGCTATGAGTCAAGTTACTTATTTGATCTGTTCAATATTCTTTGGAGAAAGAGTGAGATTCATTACCACCATGTTTGGCCT GAACTGGAATTTGGGTGGAGGCTGATTGTTGGTTCAGTAATTGGATTCTTTGGTGCTGCTTTTGGGAGTGTAGGAGGTGTCGGGGGAGGGGGTATCTTTGTCCCCATGCTTACTTTGATTATTGGATTTGATCCAAAAACATCAACTGCAATATCAAAAT GTATGATCACTGGTGCAGCGTGTGCAACTGTCTACTACTGTCTTAAGCTGAGGCATCCATCACTTGACCTGCCCATCATTGATTATGATCTAGCTCTTCTTTTCCAACCAATGTTGTTATTGGGGATCAGTGTTGGTGTTGTACTAAACGTACTTTTTGCTGAGTGGATGGTTACAATCTTATTGATCATTCTTTTCTTAG CTGCATCAACCAAGGCATTCTTCAAGGGCGTCGAGACATGGAGGAAAGAAACTATTATTAAAAAG GAAGCAGCTAGGCGCTTGACATCTAATG ATGCTGGTGTTGAAGAAGTTGCGTACAAGCTTATACCTGGAGGTCCAAAAAATGATTCTACTTTTTCAAATGAAGTTTATAAAGCAAAGGAG GTCTCAATATTTGACAATATGTACTGGAAGGATACCGCCAGACTTATTGCTGTCTGGATCATAATCCTATTTCTACATGTCTCCAAG AATTATGCCCCAACTTGCTCCACGACATATTGGACCCTAAGCCTCTTGCAG CTCCCCATCGCTGTTGGAGCTTCTGCATATGAAGCTGTTTGTTTGTACAAGGGATCAAGGGTGATTCTTTCGAGTGGAGAAGCATTAATCTCATGGAAAGTGCATCAGTTGATTCTTTACTGTTGCTGCGGCATTTTGGCTGGTATAGTTGGTGGTCTACTAGGTCTTGGCGGTGGATTCATTTTGGGTCCATTGTTTCTGGAGCTAGGGATTCCTCCTCAG GTATCAAGTGCTACTGCTGCTTTTGTGATGATATTTTCCTCCTCCATGTCCGTCATACAATATTACTTGCTAGGACGTTTTCCAGTTCCATATG CACTGTATTTTATTGCCGTGGCCAGTATTGCAGCTTTAGTAGGACAGCATGTTGTACGAAGAATAATTAGCATAGTTGGTAGAGCATCTGTGATTATCTTCATTTTGGCCCTCACAATCTTTGTGAGCGCAATATCATTAG GTGGATTTGGCATAGCAGACACGATTAGAAAGATCGAGGAAGGACAACAGATGGGGTTTGATAATATATGTGCATATAATCCttag
- the LOC107015496 gene encoding sulfite exporter TauE/SafE family protein 3-like isoform X1, producing the protein MKGRVKNAIKELKQADFKRFEKAKVYLQLLCDLRKSEKVGTQKLMAKTGFKLEGLRKFTVAVSGLVFLALAIVVSGEQVPYETTLSNNGTTHSYESSYLFDLFNILWRKSEIHYHHVWPELEFGWRLIVGSVIGFFGAAFGSVGGVGGGGIFVPMLTLIIGFDPKTSTAISKCMITGAACATVYYCLKLRHPSLDLPIIDYDLALLFQPMLLLGISVGVVLNVLFAEWMVTILLIILFLAASTKAFFKGVETWRKETIIKKEAARRLTSNDAGVEEVAYKLIPGGPKNDSTFSNEVYKAKEVSIFDNMYWKDTARLIAVWIIILFLHVSKNYAPTCSTTYWTLSLLQLPIAVGASAYEAVCLYKGSRVILSSGEALISWKVHQLILYCCCGILAGIVGGLLGLGGGFILGPLFLELGIPPQVSSATAAFVMIFSSSMSVIQYYLLGRFPVPYALYFIAVASIAALVGQHVVRRIISIVGRASVIIFILALTIFVSAISLGGFGIADTIRKIEEGQQMGFDNICAYNP; encoded by the exons atgaaaggcAGAGTCAAAAATGCCATTAAAGAGCTGAAGCAAGCTGATTTCAAACGTTTTGAAAAAGCAAAAGTGTACCTTCAGTTGTTGTGCGACTTGCGA AAGAGTGAAAAGGTGGGGACTCAGAAATTGATGGCTAAAACTGGATTTAAATTGGAGGGTTTGAGAAAATTTACAGTTGCTGTGAGTGGTTTGGTTTTTCTAGCTTTAGCTATTGTTGTGTCTGGGGAGCAAGTTCCATATGAGACCACTTTGAGCAACAATGGAACAACTCATAGCTATGAGTCAAGTTACTTATTTGATCTGTTCAATATTCTTTGGAGAAAGAGTGAGATTCATTACCACCATGTTTGGCCT GAACTGGAATTTGGGTGGAGGCTGATTGTTGGTTCAGTAATTGGATTCTTTGGTGCTGCTTTTGGGAGTGTAGGAGGTGTCGGGGGAGGGGGTATCTTTGTCCCCATGCTTACTTTGATTATTGGATTTGATCCAAAAACATCAACTGCAATATCAAAAT GTATGATCACTGGTGCAGCGTGTGCAACTGTCTACTACTGTCTTAAGCTGAGGCATCCATCACTTGACCTGCCCATCATTGATTATGATCTAGCTCTTCTTTTCCAACCAATGTTGTTATTGGGGATCAGTGTTGGTGTTGTACTAAACGTACTTTTTGCTGAGTGGATGGTTACAATCTTATTGATCATTCTTTTCTTAG CTGCATCAACCAAGGCATTCTTCAAGGGCGTCGAGACATGGAGGAAAGAAACTATTATTAAAAAG GAAGCAGCTAGGCGCTTGACATCTAATG ATGCTGGTGTTGAAGAAGTTGCGTACAAGCTTATACCTGGAGGTCCAAAAAATGATTCTACTTTTTCAAATGAAGTTTATAAAGCAAAGGAG GTCTCAATATTTGACAATATGTACTGGAAGGATACCGCCAGACTTATTGCTGTCTGGATCATAATCCTATTTCTACATGTCTCCAAG AATTATGCCCCAACTTGCTCCACGACATATTGGACCCTAAGCCTCTTGCAG CTCCCCATCGCTGTTGGAGCTTCTGCATATGAAGCTGTTTGTTTGTACAAGGGATCAAGGGTGATTCTTTCGAGTGGAGAAGCATTAATCTCATGGAAAGTGCATCAGTTGATTCTTTACTGTTGCTGCGGCATTTTGGCTGGTATAGTTGGTGGTCTACTAGGTCTTGGCGGTGGATTCATTTTGGGTCCATTGTTTCTGGAGCTAGGGATTCCTCCTCAG GTATCAAGTGCTACTGCTGCTTTTGTGATGATATTTTCCTCCTCCATGTCCGTCATACAATATTACTTGCTAGGACGTTTTCCAGTTCCATATG CACTGTATTTTATTGCCGTGGCCAGTATTGCAGCTTTAGTAGGACAGCATGTTGTACGAAGAATAATTAGCATAGTTGGTAGAGCATCTGTGATTATCTTCATTTTGGCCCTCACAATCTTTGTGAGCGCAATATCATTAG GTGGATTTGGCATAGCAGACACGATTAGAAAGATCGAGGAAGGACAACAGATGGGGTTTGATAATATATGTGCATATAATCCttag